The sequence GGAAAGACTGTATTAACGAAGTGTTTGGTTGGACTTTTTGAAATTGAGAAAGGAGAAATTCTTTATGAGAAGGCAGACTTCACTAAAATGAATTTTTCTCAAAAAAAGGATTTACGCCAGGAAATAGGTATGTTGTTTCAAGGTTCTGCCTTGTTTGACAGCATGACTGTTGAGGAGAATGTAATATTTCCATTGAGTTTATTTTCAGAGATGAGTGATTCTGAAAAAAGGGATAGGGCACAATTTTGTTTAAATCGGGTAAATTTGCCCAATGCCGGGAATTTGTATCCGGCAGAAATTTCGGGTGGGATGAAGAAGCGGGTTGGTATTGCCAGAGCGATTGCAATGAATCCCAAATACCTTTTTTGTGATGAACCTAATTCAGGGCTAGATCCAAGGACCTCCATAGTAATTGACGAATTAATTCAAGAAATAACGATTGAGTACAACATTACAACCATTGTTGTTACACATGACATGAATTCTGTGATGGAGATTGGTGATAATATCATTTTCATTTACAAGGGGGAAAAATATTGGGAAGGCAATAAAGACAGCATCATACATTCTGACAACGAAGAGTTAAACAATTTTGTTTATGCCTCCAAGTTCATGAGGCGTTATAAAGAACTCGAGAATTAATTTAGGAACATGTCGTTAACAAAGGAAGAAATTTCTGAATGGTTTCAGGGACTTCAAACAAGGATTTGTAGAGCATTAGAAGAAGTGGATGGTGAATCCAAATTTGAATCAGAGATTTGGGAAAGACCCGGAGGAGGAGGAGGTCATACCAGAGTAATTCGAAATGGTAAGGTGTTTGAAAAAGGAGGAGTCAATTATTCAGCCGTTTGGGGGGCTACACCGGAAGCCATTTTAAATGCTTTACATTTAGAAGAAAGCAACTTTTATGCTACCGGAGTATCCATCGTTATTCACCCCAAAAGTCCGAAAGTTCCAATTATCCACATGAATGTTCGTTACTTTGAAATGAGTAATGGGATATGGTGGTTTGGAGGAGGAATTGATTTAACTCCAATTTATGTAATTGAGAGTGACGGACAATTTTTCCATCAACAACTTAAAAACACATGCGATCAATTTCATCCGGACTTTTACACTCAGTTTAAGAACTGGGCTGATGATTATTTTTTCATTCGTCATAGGAAAGAAACAAGAGGAATTGGCGGGGTATTTTTTGATCATCTGAAGGAAACGGAACAATTTTCCAAAGAAGATAGGTTCCAATTTATCCAAGCCATTGGAGAAACCTTTGCTCCAACCTATGTTGAATTGGTGAATAGGCATAAACATGAAACCTATACCGAAGAAGAAAAGCAATGGCAATTATTAAGAAGGGGAAGGTATGTAGAATTCAACCTTGTGTATGATAAAGGAACAAAATTCGGGTTGGACACTGATGGTCGAATAGAAAGCATTTTAATGAGTTTACCATTGTTTGCATCCTGGGAATACAACCACAAGGTTAAATCTGATAGTGAAGAAGCCAATACTTTAGCTTACTTAGTAAAAGGTAAGGATTGGATTTCCTCCTAGATAGGCAAAGAATCAGACCAATTCCATTTTTAGAATTGGAATTTACACCACAAACAAGCATAATTTCATATTTTAGCACCCCGAACATTCTGTTTTGCCCGAATTCATGAAAACAACTTTTGTAATTGCTGCAGCCTTTTGCAGTTCAATTTTTATTGGGAATGCCCAACAGTCAAGCATTCGCCCATGCGGTACCGACGAAAACCTATCTAGACAAATTGCTGCAAATCCTGGATTAATCGACTTATTAATGAAGCAATCAACGGTTGCTAAAATTTCCGGAGCGCAAAAAGGAAAATCCAATCAAGATGCTCCGTATATTATTCCGGTGGTTTTTCATGTTATCCACAATGGAGGCAGTGAAAACATTTCCAAAGCGCAAATTTTGGATCAAATTGCCAACTTGAATTTAGATTATATGCGTTTAAATTCGGACACCTCAGCCACTTTGGAAATTTTCAAACCGGTTGCCGGAGTTCCCAACATTCAATTCAGATTAGCAAATTTGGATCCTAATGGAAATTGTACCGACGGAATAGTTCGAGTTAAATCCATTTTAACCGACAATGCAGGAGAAACTGTTAAGGCATTAAGTTATTGGCCAAGCAACAAATATTTAAACATTTGGGTTGTAAAAAGCATAGCTGATCAAAGTGGTTCTGGAGGAATAACCTTGGGTTATGCTCAATTTCCGGGTGCAGGTGCTGCCGAAACGGACGGAGTAGTTGTACGCGGAGATTATGTTGGTTCTATTGGCACAGCTTCTAATACACAAAATGGAGGACGGACACTTACCCATGAGATTGGACATATTTTAGGTTTATTTCATACTTTTCAGGGTGGTTGCAGCGGTGGATTTTTTGGAGAAGATATTGATGACACCCCACCGGTAGCTGCTAATAATTTTGGCTGTAACTTATCGGCTAATTCTTGTACAAATGATAATCCAGATTTACCTGATATGGTTCAGAACTACATGGATTATTCAAATGGAACCTGTATGAATTTATTTTCAGCAGGCCAATGCATCAAGATGCAAGGAATTTTAAACAACGAAAGAGCCAATTTAGTTAGTCCTAGTAATAATGTTGCCACCGGTACAGACGATGCTTTTGTATCAGAGTGTGCACCTGTTGCCCATTTTATAGCTAATAAGAATTTCATTTGTTCAGGAGCTCAGGTAAAATTTACCGATAATTCTTTTAATGGAATAATTGAAAATAGGCAATGGACATTCGAAGGCGGAAATCCGGCTAGCAGCACCGATTCTATTGTAAACGTAACTTATAGTTCACCAGGCCATTACAGCGTTTCTTTAACGGTGAGTAATGGTTTTGGGAATGATGTGGAAACGATTACCCAAATGATTTATGTGCTTCCTGACACCAATCCTTTTACCCAAGGAAATTATGTTGAAAGTTTTGAATTACCGGATGCTGAAACCCCGATTATAATCGAAAACGTTGAAAATTTGGGCGGCACATGGGGAAAAGCAGCTTACGCTTATACCGGCACGAAATCCATACGTTGTGTAAATTACAACGGTGCTAATCCGGACAATGCCATCGATTACTTTAGTTTATATCCGATTGATATGACAACCCTAACCAATCCGGTTATGACATTTTGGTTAGCATATGCTCAAAAACCGGGAAACTTTGCTACTGCCGCCAGTGAAGAAAAACTTCGTGTGATGGTTTCAACCAATTGCGGAACCACCTGGACTCCTCGATTTTCAAAACAAGGAGCTACTTTGGCAACTACCCAATCAACCAGTAGTGGTTTTTCCCCATCTACTGCTGCCCAATGGGAGCAACAAACAGTTAATTTATCTTCCTATACAAGTTACGACCACCTGCTCATACGTTTTGAACTTACCAGCAATGGTGGAAACAATATTTATATTGACGATATCAACCTTGGTTCAGGAACCGGGATGGAAGACCTGCTAAACCCATCTGAATGGATAATTTCACCTAATCCAAGTTCAGGCGAGGTATACCTAAATTATGTACTTACAAAAAATGAAGTGTTAACCATTAGCTTGAATGATTTACTTGGACGTACACTATTAACCATTGAAAACGGGCTGTTGAATCCAGGTGAACATCAAAACACATTTAATACTTCTACCCTTGAAAAAGGAATTTACCTGTTAAACATTGAAACCGGTGTTGGCAGAGTAACTAAAAAAATCATTGTTGAATAAAGGCCCGAATCCTTTCTTTACTCCCGAATTTATGTATAAAAACAGTATCCTCGCAACCCTATTCATTTTTTCCAATGTTTATGCAAGTTTGTCCCAAGACCTTTGTGGAACCGATCGGTTTCATAAAAAGCTGCTTGAGAACAATCCGAAAGCAAAAGAATCATACCAGGCCAGGAAACAATCCTTATTGGAATTGAACCATGATCAGGTAAAATCTGAACAAGCCGGAACCAGAGTAATTCCTGTTGTATTCCATATCATTCACCAATATGGCTCTGAAAATGTTTCTAAAAGCATAATTTTAGAAACAATTGATATCATGAATGCTGATTGGCAAGGAAGCAATGAATTCATGAATTCCATTACAGCAAATTTTGCCGGTGTGGCAGCCAATATGAATGTTGAATTTCGTTTAGCCACACTTGATCCAAATGGAAATTGTACGGATGGTATAACCAGAACCTATTCAACTTTAACCGAGAATGCCTACGACAATGTTAAAGACTTGGTAGGTTGGCCCAATACCAAATACCTAAATATTTGGGTGGTAAAATCCATACAGGAAGATGGTTCAGGATCAGGCATTACACTAGGATACGCATACTATCCGGATGTAATGAATTGGAACCCGGGCAATGATGGTATTTTATGCAGAGCTGACGCTCTTGGTGCCAATTCATCTCGAAACGGAAGAACCTTAAGCCATGAGGTTGGTCATTATCTAGGATTGGCTCATACCTTTGAAGGAAGTTGTGGCTTTGATGGTGACAATTGCCCTGATACACCCTCGGAAGACGGTAACGCCTTTTTTGGATGCGACTATAATTACAATCCTTGCGGCAACAATATACCTGCCAATGTGGAAAACATCATGAGTTATTCTTCTTGTGTAAAAATGTTTACCAATGACCAAATGGATATTGTCGATCAGACCTTTCAGAATTACAGGTATGTATTGATATCCAATTCCAACCTAAATGCCACAGGAACGCAAAATGCGGGAATGGTTTCTAATTGCAAACCAATTGCAGACTTTAAGTCTAACACACAAATCCTTTGCATTGGGGAAACCGTTACTTTTTCTGATTTAAGTTTCAATGGAATACCGGATGGTTGGAACTGGACTTTTAATGGAGGAACACCTTCCACTTCAACAGAACAAAATCCTACCATTCAATATAATACACCCGGAATTTATACAGTCAGTTTAGTGTCTTCGAATCCGGTTGGCTCCAATTCTGCTTCAAAAACCGGTTATATAAAGGTAGTTACCAATATTGCAGAAAACTCCAATCCTCCATATTCCGAAGGATTTGAATCCTCCCCTGTAACGAATGGGTTGTGGACAGTGGAAAATCCCAATAACAATGTTACTTGGTCGGAAGTAAGTGCTGGAGCTGCTACCGGAAGTAAATGCATGCGAATAAATAATTCAGCAAACTCCAATTCAGACCAAACCGATGCATTAATCTCCAATTCATATAATTTCTCATTATTTGAAGATTTAACCTTTTCATTTAAAGTAGCCTACCGACAAAAAGCTAGCACCGACAATGACCAATTGAAAGTGTTTTTTTCAACGAATTGCGGAAAAACCTGGAATGTAAGGTATTCCAAAATTGGAGCATCATTGGCATCCACAGCTTCCGGAACTGCCTCATTTATACCAACAGCATCTCAATATCGTACTGATGAAGTTAGCATTTCTCCGAGCATTAAAAACAGCAACAATGTTCGATTTAAGTTTGAGTTTACATCCGGAGGTGGAAACAATATTTATATCGATGATATAAACATTTCAGGAACTGTAGGAATCAATAATCCAGGCGTAATCAATCAATCCGTTCTTGTCTTCCCTAACCCTGCTACTTCGCATGCCGATTTAAGCTATTTTTCTCCTAAAGGAGGCAAGGTTGAACTTCAAATTTTAAATTTAGTTGGAGAAGTGATTTATTCTGAACAACTTACATCTCAACCCGGTGACAACCTGTTTTCAATTTCTGACCAACACATTGGTGCTACCGGAATTTACCTAATAAAAATCAAAGGAAATGGATTTGTGGGTAATGGAAAATTGATTTGGGAATAGCTTCTAATATCAAAAAAGTGTTGTTGGGAAAATTATTGATTGTTCAAAATCGTTCCAACTTTCTTGGCTATCCTTGTCATCTATCTTGACACTCATGGAAAGTACAATTCTATCTTTAAGCAATGCGAATATTTACCAGCGTAGCAATATGATTCTAACCGGAGTCAATTTAGAAATTGGTAAAAGTGAATTTGTTTATTTAATAGGTAAAACAGGAAGTGGTAAAAGCTCCTTGCTTAGGACCTTGTATGCTGATTTGCCGCTTAGAGAGGGACAAGGAATGGTGGCCGGATATTCCTTGAACGGATTAAAAGATAAGGATGTACCTTTTTTAAGAAGAAAATTAGGTATTGTTTTCCAGGATTTCCAACTCCTCACCGATCGAAATGTATATGAAAATCTTAACTTTGTTTTAAGAGCAACTGGTTGGACAGACAAATCCAAAATTGACCAGCAGATTCGTGTTGTTTTAGACAATGTAGGATTAGGTTCTCTTGGCCAAAAAATGCCTCATCAATTATCAGGAGGAGAGCAGCAAAGGGTTTCTATTGCCAGGGCATTATTAAATAATCCTGAATTAATTTTAGCGGATGAGCCTACCGGCAATTTGGATCCAGAAACATCAGAAGGAATTTTAAACCTATTGGTAAGTATTAGTCAATTTGGATGTGCCGTTTTAATGGCAACACATAATTACAATTTTTTTAAGCAACATCCCTCCAGAACGGTAAAATGTGAAAATGGTCGTGTAATTGAATATAATCAAGAAACTGCCAAAAACGCCATTAAGGAGGAAGACTTTAATGATCCTTTACCTTATAATGTAAGAATCAGGGAAACAGAATTTGAATAAACTTCTCTGCGTTTTTTTGATTATCAAAATAATTCAACAAAATCCTTCTTCTTTCTTCCAATTGTTTTGTTTCAAATGGTTGTTCAAACTGTTTAGTTATGATTTCAACCATTTCATTTGCCGTTTTCGCAATTAAACACAACGATTCCAGTCCTGTATTTTCAACCATTGGAAGGTTTACCACACAAGCCCTACCATTGTACAAAGCGGCTAATAATTTCAACTTAATTCCGGTTGCCTGAAAGGTAGGAATCACATTTAATTGAGCATCCTGAATTAACTGATGAATTTCCTCTGTAGTAATTTCGGTGCGCAATGAAATATGAGGAAACTTCGATATGGCGGTTTTCAATTCTATTGAAGCATTGTTACCTGCAATTATCAAAGGAGTATTAAGCTTCGAGAATACCTCATTCACCAACCAAAGTGCAGCTTTATTGTTTTCTCCAATCCCTAAACTACCATGATACAAGCAATAGCTCCCTTTTCCGGGTTTAACCAATAACTCCGAATTGGTATGAAATGCGGTAATATGAAAAGTATTCGAATTTAATTTGGAAAAATGAGAGGTATCTGCAGGTGAAATAGCAACTAAAGCATCTGCTCCTGTTAATTCAGTTTCATAGGTTTTCAATTTGTTTGCTTCCAATTCAAAATAAAACCGTTTAAAAACACTGGATTCTGCTGCGGCTAAATGTCGATAATAATCATGCTCCACATTATGTGTTCGTACTACCCTTCTTCTTCCTTTAAGCTTTTCGTGATTTAAATAATAACAACAATGCAAACCTTCGAACAAAATAGGCGACTTATCTTTACAAAGGTTCACTAGTAACTGGGGGCTGCTTCGAGAAACTACAATAAATGGATTAAAACTAAGGAGGTATTGTCTTGAATTTTGTCTTTTATAATAATATACCTTCTTGCAATACTTATTTAATTCCAAAGCCTCTCCCCTTCCATATTCAAAACAATGGAGCGTAACTTTTATGCCAAGTTCAGCAAATGCCTTCAATTTATAGAATAAATCAATTGCTCCACCGTAATTAGCCGGGAATGGAACATCAAACGCCACAATATGTAAATGCCTTTCCATCGTTATTTCAACATTTCAAATTCGTTGATTTTATCCAATTCCAAAACCGTTTGGGTTCCATCTTCCGAAGGATGAAACATAGGTTTGAACTTTGCATTCCATTTAAATTGATACGGTTTATAAGAAAATCTCGAATACACCTGTTGACCGTACGTTTCATCAATTCCGGATAGCAATACAATGAATTCAGCTTCTGATTCCTCCAAATCTTTCTCATTTAACCCCCACAACGGACTTTTCTCATCAATCGGATGAACTATGGTCCAACTCAAAATCATAAAATCAATTTTCTTAAGTTCAGTTTCCAAAAAAAAGAACCTTCTAACCCAATTCCCATTCTCTTTAATTTTTAATCCTACACTTACTTTGACCTCCATTTCAATTAAGGTATTAGGAAGCGCATTGGCTACCCTAAACATCATTCCGGTTATATCTTTATAAGGCGAAATAAGCATATTGGAACTATAAATCATTTTACTTACCGGCCTTGAAAAACGTCCATATAGCAAACCGGTAGTTATAGAAAAGGATAAAACTCCAAATAAAGCTTCAAAAGAAGCCACCAAATTGGTTGCAAAACCTGTGGGATTTACACGGCCATATCCAACGGTAGTAAAGGTTTGACAAGAAAAGAAAAACGCCTCCAAAAACTTTTCTGCTGCAGTTTGACCGATCAATCCACCAATATTTTCTAAACCGGCAGCATAATATAAACTGGCAAAAATCAGGTTACAAACAATAAAAAAACCAACAGAAATCAGAAAAAACAATTTCCAAGAAATAGTAGTTAAATAATGAAAAGGACTGAATTTGTCCCAAAAGTGCATTCCGCGCTTTTGAACATTGAAGCTACCATCCCCATTTACCATTCTTCCACCTTGCAAAGAATTTTGATTGCTTAATCCCGATTCTTTGTTTTCACGAAAACCTTTTGTTGTTGTTGAACTTTTCGTACTCACGCCTCGAAATTAACAATTTCGGTGGTATAGGATGTTGTCAAATGGCCAAAATCCCTAATTATCCATAAATTGACTCTCCAATTTAGCTTCCTTCTCTAAATCATCTTGTTTCTTTTTTTCCAAAGGATAGGTTTCCAACATAGGATAGTTCGTCCAAAATGAAGGATGATAATCATATTGTCTTCTATATAAATTGGATAGTACAAAAAATTTATCATCCTGATTCAGTTTAGGATTTAACTCGTAGGAATATACCCACAATGAAAATTGCTCCTTAGCCTTAAAATCATACGTTTTAAAAACCGAATTATAGATTTCATGTAGGTAATTAAAATCAATCGAACTTAAAAAATACTTCTCCGACCTTTTTTGGTAAGTAACCTTTACAGCTCCATTTCTAAAATGCCAATTATTTTGATTTATTTCTTTGGAGTTAAAACCAGGATTTGGACTAGATTCTATATAGGTTTCTACAATAGCCGTATCAATTAATGAAATATCCAAATACCCTTTTTGCTTTTTTGATTCACCTGCCGCAGAATGGGTAAACTTAATCCTAACCAAGGTGTCCGATTGCATAGTGGAATCAAAATGAAAGGAATAGCGGCCGAGGTTAAATGGATTGGTAAAAAAACGGGAAGGATAATGTACCGAATTTTCTTCCAACAATTCTGCCAAATGGTCACCATGAACATCCTTATTTCGCTCATAAACCCTACTTCTTCTCATCTCATTCACCCTAATTCGCTCTTCGGAATAGTAGCCTTTATCTAAAACCGTGATGTCTGCTTCTATTAACCTTACCCAATGGTTATTCTCCTC is a genomic window of Bacteroidia bacterium containing:
- a CDS encoding PKD domain-containing protein, giving the protein MNKGPNPFFTPEFMYKNSILATLFIFSNVYASLSQDLCGTDRFHKKLLENNPKAKESYQARKQSLLELNHDQVKSEQAGTRVIPVVFHIIHQYGSENVSKSIILETIDIMNADWQGSNEFMNSITANFAGVAANMNVEFRLATLDPNGNCTDGITRTYSTLTENAYDNVKDLVGWPNTKYLNIWVVKSIQEDGSGSGITLGYAYYPDVMNWNPGNDGILCRADALGANSSRNGRTLSHEVGHYLGLAHTFEGSCGFDGDNCPDTPSEDGNAFFGCDYNYNPCGNNIPANVENIMSYSSCVKMFTNDQMDIVDQTFQNYRYVLISNSNLNATGTQNAGMVSNCKPIADFKSNTQILCIGETVTFSDLSFNGIPDGWNWTFNGGTPSTSTEQNPTIQYNTPGIYTVSLVSSNPVGSNSASKTGYIKVVTNIAENSNPPYSEGFESSPVTNGLWTVENPNNNVTWSEVSAGAATGSKCMRINNSANSNSDQTDALISNSYNFSLFEDLTFSFKVAYRQKASTDNDQLKVFFSTNCGKTWNVRYSKIGASLASTASGTASFIPTASQYRTDEVSISPSIKNSNNVRFKFEFTSGGGNNIYIDDINISGTVGINNPGVINQSVLVFPNPATSHADLSYFSPKGGKVELQILNLVGEVIYSEQLTSQPGDNLFSISDQHIGATGIYLIKIKGNGFVGNGKLIWE
- a CDS encoding glycosyltransferase; translated protein: MERHLHIVAFDVPFPANYGGAIDLFYKLKAFAELGIKVTLHCFEYGRGEALELNKYCKKVYYYKRQNSRQYLLSFNPFIVVSRSSPQLLVNLCKDKSPILFEGLHCCYYLNHEKLKGRRRVVRTHNVEHDYYRHLAAAESSVFKRFYFELEANKLKTYETELTGADALVAISPADTSHFSKLNSNTFHITAFHTNSELLVKPGKGSYCLYHGSLGIGENNKAALWLVNEVFSKLNTPLIIAGNNASIELKTAISKFPHISLRTEITTEEIHQLIQDAQLNVIPTFQATGIKLKLLAALYNGRACVVNLPMVENTGLESLCLIAKTANEMVEIITKQFEQPFETKQLEERRRILLNYFDNQKNAEKFIQILFP
- a CDS encoding PKD domain-containing protein; its protein translation is MKTTFVIAAAFCSSIFIGNAQQSSIRPCGTDENLSRQIAANPGLIDLLMKQSTVAKISGAQKGKSNQDAPYIIPVVFHVIHNGGSENISKAQILDQIANLNLDYMRLNSDTSATLEIFKPVAGVPNIQFRLANLDPNGNCTDGIVRVKSILTDNAGETVKALSYWPSNKYLNIWVVKSIADQSGSGGITLGYAQFPGAGAAETDGVVVRGDYVGSIGTASNTQNGGRTLTHEIGHILGLFHTFQGGCSGGFFGEDIDDTPPVAANNFGCNLSANSCTNDNPDLPDMVQNYMDYSNGTCMNLFSAGQCIKMQGILNNERANLVSPSNNVATGTDDAFVSECAPVAHFIANKNFICSGAQVKFTDNSFNGIIENRQWTFEGGNPASSTDSIVNVTYSSPGHYSVSLTVSNGFGNDVETITQMIYVLPDTNPFTQGNYVESFELPDAETPIIIENVENLGGTWGKAAYAYTGTKSIRCVNYNGANPDNAIDYFSLYPIDMTTLTNPVMTFWLAYAQKPGNFATAASEEKLRVMVSTNCGTTWTPRFSKQGATLATTQSTSSGFSPSTAAQWEQQTVNLSSYTSYDHLLIRFELTSNGGNNIYIDDINLGSGTGMEDLLNPSEWIISPNPSSGEVYLNYVLTKNEVLTISLNDLLGRTLLTIENGLLNPGEHQNTFNTSTLEKGIYLLNIETGVGRVTKKIIVE
- a CDS encoding ATP-binding cassette domain-containing protein, translating into MIEVKNLSKSFNGKVILNNINATFEKGKTNLIIGASGSGKTVLTKCLVGLFEIEKGEILYEKADFTKMNFSQKKDLRQEIGMLFQGSALFDSMTVEENVIFPLSLFSEMSDSEKRDRAQFCLNRVNLPNAGNLYPAEISGGMKKRVGIARAIAMNPKYLFCDEPNSGLDPRTSIVIDELIQEITIEYNITTIVVTHDMNSVMEIGDNIIFIYKGEKYWEGNKDSIIHSDNEELNNFVYASKFMRRYKELEN
- a CDS encoding ATP-binding cassette domain-containing protein; its protein translation is MESTILSLSNANIYQRSNMILTGVNLEIGKSEFVYLIGKTGSGKSSLLRTLYADLPLREGQGMVAGYSLNGLKDKDVPFLRRKLGIVFQDFQLLTDRNVYENLNFVLRATGWTDKSKIDQQIRVVLDNVGLGSLGQKMPHQLSGGEQQRVSIARALLNNPELILADEPTGNLDPETSEGILNLLVSISQFGCAVLMATHNYNFFKQHPSRTVKCENGRVIEYNQETAKNAIKEEDFNDPLPYNVRIRETEFE
- the hemF gene encoding oxygen-dependent coproporphyrinogen oxidase translates to MSLTKEEISEWFQGLQTRICRALEEVDGESKFESEIWERPGGGGGHTRVIRNGKVFEKGGVNYSAVWGATPEAILNALHLEESNFYATGVSIVIHPKSPKVPIIHMNVRYFEMSNGIWWFGGGIDLTPIYVIESDGQFFHQQLKNTCDQFHPDFYTQFKNWADDYFFIRHRKETRGIGGVFFDHLKETEQFSKEDRFQFIQAIGETFAPTYVELVNRHKHETYTEEEKQWQLLRRGRYVEFNLVYDKGTKFGLDTDGRIESILMSLPLFASWEYNHKVKSDSEEANTLAYLVKGKDWISS
- a CDS encoding carboxypeptidase-like regulatory domain-containing protein; the encoded protein is MKPNRFLIHMKRLGFFVLILFLSSNGIAQNGWLKGHLVDENGQEVPFASVGNLDISKFAMADSNGAFVIQASKGDSLVFSSIGFETTYQVVKNEKPIQVVMKTKMYSLNQVTFEELKAENMVRAAIRRFPKNYPQKVYTYQAFYRQLHEENNHWVRLIEADITVLDKGYYSEERIRVNEMRRSRVYERNKDVHGDHLAELLEENSVHYPSRFFTNPFNLGRYSFHFDSTMQSDTLVRIKFTHSAAGESKKQKGYLDISLIDTAIVETYIESSPNPGFNSKEINQNNWHFRNGAVKVTYQKRSEKYFLSSIDFNYLHEIYNSVFKTYDFKAKEQFSLWVYSYELNPKLNQDDKFFVLSNLYRRQYDYHPSFWTNYPMLETYPLEKKKQDDLEKEAKLESQFMDN